In Gopherus evgoodei ecotype Sinaloan lineage chromosome 21, rGopEvg1_v1.p, whole genome shotgun sequence, a single window of DNA contains:
- the LOC115638008 gene encoding olfactory receptor 476-like yields MSYDRYVAICKPLQYATHMNGKFCLHLAAGSWINGMVASAIVTSLMSRLIFCGPSEIDHFFCDFTPVIKLSCSDTRLIELVTLVLASIFTLPPFLLTLISYVCIIITILRIPSTTGRQKAFSTCSSHLIVVTIFYGTLNIVYLSPKNPTLRDLNKVFSVFYTVLTPLVNPIIYSLRNKNVKEDLAHVRSECVALTRD; encoded by the coding sequence ATGTCTTATGATAGATATGTAgcaatatgcaaaccactgcagtATGCAACTCATATGAATGGCAAATTCTGCCTCCATCTAGCAGCAGGGTCTTGGATCAATGGGATGGTGGCTAGTGCTATAGTAACATCTCTGATGTCACGTTTAATCTTCTGCGGCCccagtgaaattgaccatttcttttgtgatttcaccCCAGTGAttaaactctcctgcagtgacacccgCCTGATCGAACTTGTCACTTTAGTCCTGGCCTCCATAttcaccctgcccccatttctATTGACTCTCATCTCCTACGTTTGCATCATCATCACGATCCTGAGAATTCCATCTACCACTGGGAGGCAAAAagcattttccacctgctcctcccacctcattgtggtgaccaTTTTCTATGGGACCCTGAATATTGTGTACCTGTCTCCAAAAAACCCCACTCTGAGAGACCTGAACAAAGtcttctctgtcttctacacagtTCTGACTCCTCTAgtcaaccccatcatctacagcctgagaaataaaaatgtcaagGAGGATTTGGCGCATGTTAGGAGTGAGTGTGTGGCCTTGACAAGAGATTAG